A stretch of Pseudolysobacter antarcticus DNA encodes these proteins:
- the yidC gene encoding membrane protein insertase YidC yields the protein MPNTRPFLLLAVLFVGYLLWQQWQTDYAAPPSVTSPAAITNTASGDAAKAVPNDVPAAPGEIPKPPADAATTTSPATTAPAQLVNITTDVFNISIDTRGGAIVRADLRAYPIAPKETDHPVRLLSDDATNFFIAQSGLVSAASPAPDHQAQFSAEKTEYTLADGSDTLEVPLTWTDASGIKVRKVYKFTRASYAVEQREEISNAGTTPWSGSEYRQLQRLPVVIVSSGFSFSNPEKFAFAGAAWYSPQDKFQKLGFDKYAATPLNKTITGGWVGMLQHYFFAAWVPKADEADQYSTAVVTNAGTPRYLIRSMSPAITVAPGETKSFDARLYIGPKLQSTLATVAPGLELTVDYGMFTVISQPLHWILSEIHRFVGNWGFAIILLVVLIKLAFYKLSEAQFKSSAKMKKVQPRLAALKERYGDDKQKLNAAMLELYQKEKINPVSGCLPMLVQFPVFLALYWVLLESVELRQAPFMLWIQNLSAPDPYFVLPILNAGVMLATQFLTPTVGMDPTQAKMMKAMPVMMAVMFAFFPAGLVLYWTVNGGLSLLQQYVITKRIESGAIAVA from the coding sequence ATTATGCGGCGCCGCCGTCAGTGACCAGCCCGGCCGCGATTACAAACACGGCTAGCGGCGATGCAGCCAAGGCAGTGCCTAACGACGTGCCGGCAGCACCCGGTGAAATACCGAAGCCGCCCGCCGATGCCGCCACGACAACAAGCCCGGCGACTACCGCGCCAGCGCAACTCGTCAACATCACTACCGATGTATTCAACATCAGTATCGATACGCGCGGTGGCGCGATCGTCCGCGCCGATTTGCGTGCGTATCCGATTGCGCCGAAAGAAACCGATCATCCAGTGCGCCTGCTCAGCGACGATGCAACGAATTTCTTCATCGCCCAATCCGGCCTAGTCAGTGCAGCCAGCCCCGCTCCGGATCACCAGGCGCAGTTCAGCGCCGAGAAAACCGAGTACACGCTTGCGGACGGCAGCGACACGCTCGAAGTACCTCTGACGTGGACCGACGCCTCCGGTATAAAAGTGCGCAAAGTATACAAATTCACGCGCGCAAGTTATGCGGTCGAGCAGCGTGAGGAAATCAGCAATGCCGGTACCACGCCTTGGAGCGGCAGCGAATACCGCCAGTTGCAGCGCCTGCCAGTGGTCATCGTCAGCAGCGGATTCTCTTTCAGCAATCCGGAAAAATTCGCATTCGCCGGTGCCGCGTGGTACAGCCCGCAGGACAAGTTTCAGAAACTCGGCTTCGATAAATACGCTGCCACGCCGCTGAACAAGACTATCACCGGCGGCTGGGTCGGCATGCTGCAGCATTATTTCTTTGCGGCGTGGGTGCCGAAGGCCGACGAGGCCGATCAATATTCCACGGCGGTCGTGACCAATGCCGGCACGCCGCGTTACTTGATCCGCAGCATGTCGCCGGCCATCACGGTCGCGCCCGGCGAAACCAAAAGTTTCGACGCACGCTTGTATATCGGACCCAAGCTGCAGAGCACGCTCGCCACGGTCGCGCCGGGGCTGGAGTTGACCGTTGACTACGGCATGTTCACTGTGATCTCGCAGCCGTTGCACTGGATTCTCAGCGAGATCCATCGTTTCGTCGGCAACTGGGGTTTTGCGATCATCTTGCTAGTAGTTTTGATCAAGCTCGCGTTTTACAAACTCTCCGAAGCGCAGTTCAAATCGTCGGCGAAGATGAAAAAAGTACAGCCGCGCCTGGCCGCTTTGAAAGAACGCTACGGCGACGACAAGCAAAAACTCAACGCCGCGATGCTCGAGTTGTATCAGAAAGAAAAGATCAATCCGGTCAGCGGCTGTCTGCCGATGTTGGTGCAGTTTCCAGTGTTCCTTGCGCTGTATTGGGTGCTGCTGGAAAGCGTTGAATTGCGCCAGGCGCCGTTCATGCTGTGGATCCAGAATCTGTCCGCGCCTGATCCGTATTTTGTGTTGCCGATCTTGAATGCCGGCGTGATGCTCGCGACGCAGTTCCTCACACCGACCGTCGGTATGGATCCGACCCAGGCCAAGATGATGAAGGCGATGCCGGTGATGATGGCGGTGATGTTCGCGTTCTTCCCGGCTGGTCTGGTGTTGTACTGGACGGTGAACGGCGGCTTGTCGCTGCTGCAGCAATACGTCATCACGAAGCGCATCGAGAGCGGCGCGATCGCGGTCGCGTAA